The following proteins are co-located in the Armatimonadota bacterium genome:
- the aroF gene encoding 3-deoxy-7-phosphoheptulonate synthase, with translation MIVVMRSGCTEEHVQDVYSRLEDLGYLVTKIVGVEKSILAAVGGDEHIKIDALEQIRALDYVDDVMLITKSYKFVSREHKPESTVIDLGDGVTVGGNQICMMAGPCTIESEEQLFTTAKAVKAAGASVLRGGAYKPSTSPYSFQGMGIPALKLLKEASKQFGLKVITEVMDLRKIDLVSEYSDILQIGTRNMQNYDLLRELGKANKPVMLKRGMSAKYEEWLLAAEYIHSNGNEQIIFCERGVRTFETGTRNMLDLAAVPVMKGLSHLPIVIDPSQGTGKRELVAPMSLAAVACGADGLLIEVHPNPDHAVKDGSQSMTINQFEQMMPTLRSVASAIGRSF, from the coding sequence ATGATTGTTGTAATGCGTTCGGGATGCACAGAAGAACATGTGCAAGATGTCTACAGTAGGCTCGAAGATCTGGGCTACCTGGTTACCAAAATCGTTGGCGTAGAGAAGTCGATTTTGGCGGCTGTTGGCGGCGACGAGCACATCAAGATCGACGCCCTAGAACAGATTCGTGCGCTGGACTACGTGGACGACGTGATGCTCATCACGAAGTCTTACAAGTTCGTCTCCAGGGAACACAAACCGGAATCGACCGTTATTGACCTCGGCGACGGAGTGACCGTCGGCGGAAACCAGATTTGCATGATGGCTGGCCCGTGCACGATCGAATCTGAGGAGCAACTTTTCACGACAGCCAAGGCGGTAAAGGCCGCCGGAGCATCCGTCCTCCGAGGCGGCGCCTACAAGCCGTCAACCTCACCATACAGCTTCCAAGGCATGGGAATTCCGGCTCTCAAACTCCTGAAAGAAGCGAGTAAGCAGTTCGGTTTGAAGGTGATCACGGAGGTCATGGACCTTCGGAAAATCGACCTCGTCAGCGAATATAGCGACATTTTGCAGATCGGAACCCGGAACATGCAGAACTACGACCTGCTTCGTGAACTTGGCAAGGCAAACAAGCCTGTCATGCTGAAGCGTGGAATGAGTGCCAAATACGAAGAATGGCTTTTGGCCGCCGAGTACATCCACTCCAACGGAAACGAGCAGATCATCTTCTGTGAGCGCGGCGTTCGGACCTTTGAAACCGGCACACGCAATATGCTCGACCTCGCCGCGGTGCCCGTGATGAAGGGGTTATCGCACTTGCCGATCGTTATCGATCCAAGCCAAGGCACCGGTAAACGCGAACTCGTCGCGCCAATGTCGCTCGCTGCTGTTGCCTGTGGCGCCGATGGCTTGCTGATCGAAGTGCATCCGAATCCTGACCATGCGGTGAAAGACGGTTCGCAAAGCATGACGATCAACCAGTTCGAACAGATGATGCCAACGCTCCGTAGCGTCGCTTCAGCAATCGGCCGATCGTTCTGA
- a CDS encoding NYN domain-containing protein, whose amino-acid sequence MRAGFYIDGFNLYHAIDELKAPNLKWVCYREIASRVLLHGHNLEHVKLFTALPTWLPDPLKRHQEFINASRARGVEVVLGAFKEKGLKCKKCQAKWKGHEEKESDVNLAIHLLSDSMCGLIDIAYLVTTDSDLAPAVRMVRAKTSVEVITVATPNRTHSREILSETTSRRKIQPELLAQCLMPKRVLDVEGNVVAIRPKKYDPAP is encoded by the coding sequence ATGAGAGCCGGGTTCTATATTGACGGGTTTAACCTGTACCATGCGATTGACGAATTGAAGGCTCCGAACTTAAAGTGGGTGTGCTATCGGGAAATTGCGTCCAGGGTTCTATTGCATGGACATAATTTGGAGCACGTCAAGTTATTTACTGCGTTGCCCACATGGCTGCCTGACCCGCTAAAGCGCCACCAAGAATTCATCAATGCTTCAAGAGCAAGAGGTGTTGAAGTTGTGCTTGGCGCATTCAAGGAGAAGGGGCTGAAGTGCAAAAAATGCCAAGCAAAGTGGAAAGGCCATGAAGAAAAGGAGTCCGATGTCAATCTTGCTATTCACCTTCTTTCAGATTCAATGTGCGGGCTGATTGACATAGCATATTTGGTGACGACTGACTCTGATTTGGCTCCCGCAGTTAGAATGGTTAGGGCAAAAACATCGGTTGAAGTGATAACTGTCGCAACTCCAAATCGAACGCACTCAAGGGAAATCCTCTCAGAAACTACTTCCCGCAGAAAAATTCAGCCTGAATTGTTGGCACAATGTTTGATGCCAAAGCGTGTACTTGATGTTGAGGGTAACGTTGTCGCCATTAGGCCAAAGAAATACGATCCTGCTCCTTGA
- a CDS encoding family 1 glycosylhydrolase: MKPGFWWGAATSAFQIEGARDSRGDSTWDQFSETPGKIAGGHNGDHAARHFEFWRDDLDLLRLLGANSYRFSVSWPRIFPYGASEVSAGGLEFYDRLVDGLLERGIEPLVNLFHWEIPLWMKPEESIMNGEFAKHFGDYAGVIAGKLGDRVKHWMTMNEPNCLIGDGFGGTVHAPGYGWTGQKLMHAQAGLLDAHHLSSSAIRTCCSGAQITVALAGTVVCPVDPSAEESAYQATFALDCPTHWSFSLYADPIYTGAFPASFSQAFGFDPPQTRWSEESIPDFTTLNLYSGTRRTQEGPVSAVPGAPASAVEWPVVPEILYWGPKFFERRYGKPILIGENGLASMDWVTLDGDVPDHQRIDFIRRHLIELKRAVDEGVNVIGYHHWSLLDNFEWQEGYRKRFGLVHVDYETFKRTPKASFFELAKLIKSNGIGL; the protein is encoded by the coding sequence ATGAAGCCGGGATTCTGGTGGGGCGCAGCTACCAGCGCGTTCCAGATTGAAGGCGCAAGGGACTCTCGGGGAGACTCCACTTGGGATCAGTTTTCCGAAACGCCAGGCAAAATCGCGGGTGGCCACAACGGAGATCATGCGGCGAGGCACTTCGAATTTTGGCGCGATGACCTAGACCTTCTCCGCCTTCTTGGCGCGAACAGCTACCGATTTAGCGTCAGTTGGCCGCGCATCTTCCCATATGGTGCCTCGGAAGTCAGTGCAGGAGGATTGGAGTTCTATGATCGCCTGGTCGATGGATTGTTGGAGAGAGGCATTGAACCGTTAGTCAACCTCTTTCATTGGGAAATTCCACTTTGGATGAAGCCCGAAGAATCGATCATGAATGGCGAATTTGCCAAGCACTTTGGTGACTACGCTGGCGTTATTGCCGGCAAACTTGGGGACCGAGTCAAGCACTGGATGACGATGAACGAACCCAATTGCCTGATTGGCGATGGATTCGGAGGCACCGTCCACGCGCCTGGTTACGGATGGACTGGACAGAAGCTAATGCATGCCCAGGCAGGGTTGTTGGATGCACATCATCTTTCTAGTAGTGCGATCCGGACGTGCTGCTCGGGCGCGCAGATCACGGTTGCGCTGGCGGGAACAGTTGTTTGCCCAGTGGATCCATCTGCGGAGGAATCTGCTTACCAGGCCACATTTGCGCTCGACTGTCCGACGCATTGGAGCTTCTCGCTCTACGCGGACCCGATCTACACCGGAGCGTTTCCTGCCAGCTTTTCTCAAGCGTTCGGGTTCGATCCTCCACAGACTCGATGGAGCGAAGAATCTATCCCAGATTTCACCACTTTGAACCTATATTCAGGCACGCGGCGCACCCAGGAGGGACCTGTCTCTGCCGTCCCTGGTGCTCCGGCAAGCGCCGTCGAATGGCCGGTTGTCCCCGAGATTCTCTATTGGGGACCGAAGTTTTTTGAAAGGCGGTACGGCAAACCTATTCTGATCGGTGAGAACGGCCTGGCGTCCATGGACTGGGTCACGCTCGATGGCGACGTTCCAGATCATCAACGGATCGATTTCATTCGCCGACATTTGATCGAACTCAAGCGGGCCGTTGACGAGGGCGTGAACGTGATCGGATATCACCATTGGAGCCTCCTAGATAACTTTGAATGGCAAGAGGGATATCGCAAGCGGTTTGGGCTTGTACACGTGGACTACGAAACCTTCAAGCGGACCCCGAAAGCGTCGTTCTTCGAGCTAGCAAAATTGATAAAATCGAACGGTATTGGGTTGTAA
- a CDS encoding NTP transferase domain-containing protein produces the protein MKGVILVAGKGTRLYPITRHIAKPLMPLANRMTLEFAFDQFREIGVTDLCVIVGENEPAMRETLGDGSNFGLNLTFVRQTEPKGLAHAISFAKEFVGDDDFAVFLGDAVYDRSLKPFFEQFAQAKCANLNLVMWVEDPRRFGVANLDGDRIVKLVEKPANPESNYAMAGMYIFSKALWGVLPDLQPSARGEYEITDAIQMMIDRGESVVAGIYEGNWFDTGTLDSYLHASQFLVGETARIGENVSLNSPFGQHVVIGDGSEVSAEFIEDSVVLPGAKVNVKGTIRHCILAGEVNSDSSLDSTIRWNSEDA, from the coding sequence ATGAAAGGCGTCATTCTTGTTGCAGGCAAAGGCACTCGTCTCTATCCGATCACTCGGCACATCGCCAAACCGCTGATGCCGCTGGCCAACCGAATGACCTTGGAGTTTGCGTTCGACCAATTCCGGGAAATCGGGGTCACCGATCTTTGCGTGATCGTCGGTGAAAATGAGCCGGCCATGAGAGAGACTTTGGGTGATGGCTCAAACTTCGGGTTGAACCTGACTTTCGTGAGGCAAACCGAACCAAAAGGTCTTGCCCACGCCATCAGTTTCGCCAAAGAGTTCGTCGGCGATGATGACTTTGCGGTGTTCCTCGGTGATGCCGTTTATGACCGATCGCTAAAGCCTTTCTTTGAACAGTTTGCCCAAGCAAAATGCGCCAACCTGAATCTCGTCATGTGGGTAGAAGACCCGCGACGGTTTGGCGTGGCCAATCTTGATGGGGATCGCATCGTAAAGTTGGTCGAGAAGCCAGCCAACCCCGAATCGAACTACGCGATGGCGGGAATGTACATTTTCAGCAAGGCTCTTTGGGGAGTGTTGCCCGATCTTCAACCGAGCGCACGCGGCGAGTACGAGATCACCGACGCGATTCAAATGATGATCGATCGCGGTGAATCTGTGGTTGCTGGCATCTATGAAGGCAACTGGTTCGACACTGGTACGCTGGATTCGTACCTCCACGCAAGCCAGTTCTTGGTCGGAGAAACCGCTCGAATCGGCGAAAACGTTTCCCTCAACTCACCATTTGGTCAACATGTGGTGATCGGCGATGGCAGCGAAGTTTCGGCAGAGTTCATCGAAGATTCCGTCGTCCTTCCAGGCGCAAAGGTCAACGTCAAGGGCACGATTCGGCATTGCATCTTGGCAGGAGAGGTCAATTCTGACTCTTCGCTTGATTCCACCATTCGGTGGAATTCAGAAGATGCCTAA